The following coding sequences are from one Enterococcus sp. 4G2_DIV0659 window:
- a CDS encoding calcium-translocating P-type ATPase, PMCA-type, with translation MEAYKKPIETIIEEVKTNKEVGLTEQEVKKRLEQHGANKFKEAKKDSVLKKFLHSLSDFTTIILLVAAAISFYTAIATDHGDYFEGILIIAIVIINAVLAIVQEGNAEKSLSALQDMNKQSSSVLRDGKVETIDAEKVVVGDILILESGSMITADARIIQSSQLRVEESALTGESEPVEKDSEYIASQDQALGDQINMVFKGCTVSNGRGRAIVTAIGMQTEMGKIAGLLNDDVNQQTPLQKRLNQLGKRISLFALAAAALVFVIGQLQGEPLLEMFMTAVSLAVAAVPETLMVIVTLTLAYGVQKMAKKHAIIRRLPAVETLGTANVICSDKTGTLTQNKMRVRRVWSRGDEVTDTEDAMTDEAMEVLKMASLCTDVIVDKEGDDLVIQGNPTEAAIVRAVEENYHTKAELEEKYPRIGEIPFDSERKMMTTVHKMGKKYISVTKGAFDVLLTRFRFGDVEQAAVVNDRFGKRALRVIAVGYAIYDEEPKEITSAALEKNLRLLGLIGMIDPPRPESKGAIARAKKAGIKTVMITGDHVVTAGAIAKELGILTDKNEALTGSELQKMSDEELDSRVKSLSVYARVTPEDKIRIVKSWQRTGAVVAMTGDGVNDAPALKASDVGCAMGITGTDVAQGAADMILTDDNFATIVDAVAQGRAVYRNIRKAVNFLLSCNISEIFIVLIAMLLGWGAPFTAVQLLFVNVVADGLPGFALGKEPAEHGIMDEPPIPRNEGIFARGLWQKVGINAFVFTVITLFGFYLGANVDSVSYFFEASYEIGQTVAFLILAYSSILHVFNVRSTQSIFRVKLSTNKSLFEMAVLAIIITTVIALLPFTQELFGLVPIGINHWLLVMGLSIIPIFVNEMIKFHYSPEEEED, from the coding sequence ATGGAAGCATACAAAAAGCCTATCGAAACAATTATTGAGGAAGTAAAAACGAATAAAGAAGTTGGATTAACAGAACAAGAGGTAAAAAAAAGACTAGAACAACATGGAGCAAATAAATTTAAAGAGGCTAAAAAAGACTCTGTCTTAAAGAAGTTTCTTCATAGTTTGTCTGATTTTACGACAATTATTTTATTAGTTGCCGCAGCTATTTCGTTTTATACAGCGATTGCTACAGATCACGGAGATTATTTTGAAGGAATTCTAATTATCGCTATTGTGATTATCAATGCTGTTTTAGCTATCGTTCAAGAAGGCAATGCTGAAAAGTCATTATCAGCTTTACAGGATATGAATAAACAAAGTAGTTCAGTTTTACGTGATGGCAAGGTTGAGACTATTGACGCAGAAAAGGTTGTTGTTGGAGACATACTTATTTTAGAATCTGGATCGATGATTACAGCAGATGCTCGTATCATTCAATCAAGCCAGCTTAGAGTAGAGGAATCAGCGTTAACGGGAGAAAGTGAGCCTGTGGAGAAAGATTCTGAGTACATAGCAAGCCAAGATCAAGCGCTTGGGGATCAAATTAATATGGTTTTTAAAGGCTGTACAGTGTCTAATGGACGAGGTCGCGCAATTGTTACCGCTATAGGAATGCAAACTGAGATGGGGAAAATAGCCGGCTTGTTGAATGATGATGTCAATCAGCAGACACCACTGCAAAAGCGCCTGAATCAATTAGGAAAACGCATTAGCTTGTTTGCTTTAGCTGCTGCGGCGTTAGTATTTGTCATTGGTCAATTACAAGGGGAGCCACTGTTGGAGATGTTTATGACAGCTGTGTCGCTAGCTGTAGCGGCGGTACCTGAAACATTGATGGTTATTGTTACATTGACCCTTGCCTATGGTGTGCAGAAAATGGCCAAAAAGCATGCAATCATTCGTCGATTACCCGCTGTTGAAACACTTGGAACAGCGAATGTGATCTGTTCTGATAAGACAGGAACACTAACACAAAATAAAATGCGTGTTAGACGTGTCTGGTCGCGTGGGGATGAAGTAACAGATACAGAAGATGCTATGACAGACGAAGCGATGGAAGTTTTAAAGATGGCTTCGCTTTGTACGGATGTAATCGTTGATAAAGAGGGGGATGATCTGGTCATTCAAGGAAATCCCACGGAAGCTGCGATTGTTCGCGCGGTAGAAGAAAATTATCATACGAAAGCAGAACTTGAAGAAAAATATCCGAGAATCGGAGAAATTCCTTTTGACTCAGAGCGTAAGATGATGACAACCGTTCACAAAATGGGGAAAAAATATATTTCAGTGACCAAAGGTGCTTTTGATGTATTGTTAACTCGCTTTCGTTTTGGTGATGTGGAGCAGGCAGCAGTAGTGAATGATCGTTTCGGAAAACGCGCTTTACGCGTGATTGCCGTCGGTTATGCGATTTATGATGAAGAACCTAAGGAAATCACTTCAGCAGCTCTAGAGAAGAATCTACGCCTATTAGGGCTGATTGGAATGATCGATCCGCCAAGACCAGAAAGTAAAGGTGCTATTGCCAGAGCTAAGAAAGCTGGTATTAAAACGGTCATGATTACAGGTGACCATGTGGTGACAGCCGGAGCGATTGCCAAAGAGTTAGGGATTCTAACAGACAAAAATGAAGCTTTGACTGGATCAGAACTACAAAAAATGTCAGACGAGGAACTAGATTCAAGAGTGAAGTCACTATCTGTTTATGCCCGTGTGACACCAGAAGATAAGATTCGAATTGTTAAATCATGGCAACGTACAGGAGCTGTAGTTGCTATGACAGGTGATGGAGTGAATGATGCTCCTGCTTTGAAAGCAAGTGATGTAGGGTGTGCGATGGGAATTACAGGTACCGATGTGGCGCAAGGTGCAGCTGATATGATTTTGACAGACGATAATTTTGCAACAATCGTCGATGCTGTTGCACAAGGACGAGCGGTGTATCGAAATATTCGTAAAGCTGTGAACTTTTTATTAAGCTGTAATATTTCAGAAATTTTTATCGTTCTGATTGCTATGTTATTAGGTTGGGGCGCACCATTTACAGCGGTTCAGCTATTGTTCGTTAATGTGGTGGCAGATGGACTTCCAGGATTTGCATTAGGAAAAGAACCGGCGGAACACGGCATTATGGATGAACCGCCAATTCCTAGAAACGAAGGGATTTTTGCTCGTGGATTATGGCAAAAAGTTGGAATTAATGCATTTGTATTCACAGTTATCACCTTATTTGGTTTTTATTTAGGAGCGAATGTTGATTCTGTTTCTTACTTTTTCGAGGCTAGTTATGAAATTGGTCAAACGGTCGCCTTTTTAATATTAGCGTATTCATCTATTTTGCATGTGTTTAACGTGAGAAGTACGCAATCGATTTTTAGAGTGAAGTTATCAACGAATAAATCTCTTTTTGAAATGGCTGTACTTGCGATTATCATTACAACAGTGATTGCATTATTGCCATTCACACAAGAATTATTCGGTTTAGTCCCAATCGGTATCAATCACTGGTTATTAGTGATGGGATTATCGATTATCCCGATTTTTGTCAATGAAATGATTAAATTCCATTATTCACCAGAAGAAGAGGAAGACTAA
- a CDS encoding KUP/HAK/KT family potassium transporter produces the protein MGVVYGDIGTSPLYVMKAIVGDNGGLQNVSENFIIGAVSLIFWTLTILTTIKYVVIALNADNHGEGGIFSLFTLVRKKGKYLIIPAMIGGAALLADGVLTPAVTVTTAIEGLRGIPVFFDRFGSDQNIIVLITLAIILILFSVQRFGTDAVGKAFGPIMFAWFTFLGVMGLINFGQDWTVIRALNPYYALHLLTSPENKLGLFVLGNVFLATTGAEALYSDLGHVGKHNIRASWPYIKICLVLNYLGQAAWILSAKNDPSVLAMDNLNPFFQMMPNSIMLIGVVFATVAAVIASQALISGSFTLVSEAIKLKLLPRLKIIYPGANIGQMYIPAVNMMLWIVCSLIVITFRTSTHMEAAYGLSITVTMLMTTILLMFYLLQKGAPRGVAYLVTLFFGSIESIFFVSSIAKFFHGGYVAVGIALLILTVMTIWEWGNIIKEKTSDTVPLKQYVEQLRMLKDDPTVPKSQTNVVFMTPDKIGDEIGRQIIYSILDKQPKRANVYWFVNVEVTDEPFTKEYTVDMMGTDFIVQVQLYLGFHVAQEVNVYIRQIVHDLMKEGRLPKQPQKYSLTPGREVGDFQFIIIREELSKVTELKKWDRQIMQLKLAIKKRTTSPENWFGLEYSEVKYESVPLIIGDTRKTRLKERKVAL, from the coding sequence ATGGGTGTCGTTTATGGAGATATCGGAACGAGTCCGCTTTATGTGATGAAAGCGATCGTTGGAGACAATGGTGGTCTTCAAAATGTTTCTGAGAATTTTATTATTGGTGCGGTATCATTGATTTTTTGGACGTTAACGATTTTAACAACGATCAAATATGTTGTGATTGCTTTGAATGCGGACAATCATGGTGAAGGTGGTATTTTTTCTTTATTCACACTTGTACGCAAAAAAGGGAAATATTTGATTATTCCAGCAATGATCGGTGGTGCGGCTCTGCTAGCTGATGGTGTATTGACTCCAGCAGTAACGGTTACAACTGCGATTGAAGGATTACGAGGAATTCCTGTTTTCTTTGATCGGTTTGGTAGTGATCAAAACATTATTGTTCTAATTACATTGGCAATTATACTGATTTTATTTTCTGTTCAACGATTTGGAACTGATGCTGTTGGTAAAGCTTTTGGGCCGATCATGTTTGCATGGTTTACTTTTTTAGGTGTAATGGGATTGATCAATTTTGGACAAGATTGGACTGTAATTCGCGCGCTAAATCCTTATTATGCACTTCACCTTCTGACTAGTCCGGAAAATAAATTGGGGCTTTTTGTATTAGGAAATGTCTTCTTAGCAACTACCGGGGCAGAAGCGTTGTATTCTGATTTGGGTCATGTGGGCAAACACAATATTCGTGCAAGTTGGCCATATATCAAAATTTGTTTAGTTTTAAATTATTTAGGACAAGCAGCATGGATTTTGAGTGCGAAAAATGACCCATCTGTTTTAGCAATGGATAATTTGAATCCATTTTTCCAAATGATGCCAAATAGTATCATGCTGATTGGTGTTGTTTTCGCAACAGTTGCAGCAGTGATTGCTTCTCAAGCGTTGATTTCAGGTTCATTCACGTTAGTATCTGAAGCCATTAAATTAAAATTATTACCAAGATTGAAAATCATCTATCCTGGTGCAAATATTGGTCAGATGTATATTCCAGCGGTTAATATGATGCTTTGGATCGTGTGTTCATTGATCGTTATTACCTTTAGAACATCTACTCATATGGAGGCTGCATACGGTCTTTCAATTACAGTAACTATGTTGATGACAACGATTTTACTTATGTTTTACTTGCTACAAAAAGGAGCACCACGTGGGGTAGCTTACTTAGTAACATTATTCTTTGGAAGTATTGAGTCGATCTTTTTTGTTTCAAGTATTGCAAAATTCTTCCATGGTGGCTATGTTGCTGTTGGGATTGCATTGTTGATTTTGACCGTTATGACGATTTGGGAATGGGGCAATATTATCAAAGAGAAAACATCGGATACTGTTCCACTTAAACAATATGTGGAACAATTACGGATGTTAAAAGATGATCCAACCGTTCCAAAATCGCAAACAAACGTTGTTTTTATGACACCAGATAAAATTGGAGATGAAATTGGTCGTCAAATTATTTATTCGATTTTAGATAAACAACCAAAAAGAGCAAATGTTTACTGGTTTGTAAATGTTGAGGTAACAGATGAACCATTTACAAAAGAATATACTGTAGATATGATGGGGACAGATTTTATTGTCCAAGTACAATTATATCTTGGTTTCCATGTAGCCCAAGAAGTCAATGTTTATATTCGTCAAATCGTTCATGATCTTATGAAAGAAGGACGTCTACCAAAACAGCCGCAAAAATATTCGTTGACACCAGGTCGTGAAGTAGGAGATTTCCAATTTATCATTATTCGTGAAGAGCTATCAAAAGTGACAGAATTGAAAAAATGGGATCGTCAAATTATGCAATTAAAATTGGCTATCAAAAAAAGAACGACGTCTCCAGAAAACTGGTTTGGTTTAGAATATAGCGAAGTAAAATATGAATCTGTTCCATTAATCATTGGTGATACAAGGAAAACGAGATTAAAGGAAAGAAAAGTAGCATTATAG
- a CDS encoding hemolysin family protein translates to MLAINFLILLLMIVITAFFVASEFALVKIRMSRLEQLKKEGVKNADLAIHVTHHLDAYLSTSQLGITLTGLIIGWVGEGSVAALLHPLLGDLPISGALSSTISVVLGFVIVTYVVVVVGELFPKSYSIAKPEKVVLAIVKPLHYFYKVMYPFIWLLNHSAAKLGQLFGIQLVSEGEETLTQEELLYVADDSYKKGELTKEEYQYLENVFEFDDTLAKDIQVDRTSMKVFEADETVEQAIQHSLKQGHSRYPIIQESKDNVLGYVTLPALIKESFVNDQKKVSELVEEPIIVLATVPIKTLLTMMRKERKHIAILKDEYGGTTGMVTIEDILEELVGDIRDETDLENALIAKEADHTYIVSGKITLDDFQRYFKLKIPVFEESAMSTLAGFIVEQQNNQIVVGDQIMVDEFTFEVMDYEHAHIDYFKVTKSDK, encoded by the coding sequence ATGCTTGCAATAAATTTTTTAATATTACTTTTAATGATTGTAATCACTGCGTTCTTTGTAGCTAGTGAATTTGCATTAGTGAAGATTCGAATGTCGCGATTAGAGCAGTTGAAAAAAGAAGGTGTAAAAAACGCAGATTTAGCGATTCATGTGACACATCATTTAGATGCTTATCTGTCAACGAGTCAGCTAGGGATTACATTGACAGGGTTGATTATTGGTTGGGTAGGAGAAGGCTCAGTGGCAGCATTACTGCATCCGTTATTAGGTGATTTGCCTATTAGTGGTGCCTTAAGTAGTACGATTTCTGTTGTTTTAGGTTTTGTGATTGTCACATACGTTGTCGTGGTTGTAGGAGAATTATTCCCTAAAAGTTACAGTATTGCAAAACCAGAAAAGGTTGTCTTGGCTATCGTTAAACCATTGCATTATTTTTATAAAGTGATGTATCCATTTATTTGGCTGTTAAACCATTCAGCCGCTAAATTAGGACAATTATTTGGGATTCAATTAGTTTCAGAAGGCGAAGAGACATTGACTCAAGAAGAATTGTTATATGTGGCAGACGATTCTTATAAAAAAGGTGAATTAACAAAAGAAGAATATCAATACCTAGAAAATGTGTTTGAATTTGATGATACATTAGCAAAAGATATTCAAGTAGATAGAACATCTATGAAGGTTTTTGAAGCAGATGAAACCGTTGAACAGGCCATTCAGCATTCCTTAAAACAAGGACATTCACGCTATCCGATCATTCAGGAATCCAAAGACAACGTACTTGGTTATGTCACATTGCCAGCACTGATCAAAGAATCCTTTGTGAATGATCAGAAAAAAGTCAGTGAATTAGTCGAAGAGCCAATTATTGTTTTAGCGACGGTACCGATCAAAACATTACTAACCATGATGAGAAAAGAACGAAAGCATATTGCGATATTAAAAGATGAGTATGGCGGTACAACTGGCATGGTAACAATCGAAGATATTTTAGAAGAGCTAGTTGGTGACATCAGAGATGAGACGGATTTGGAAAATGCGCTGATTGCTAAAGAGGCAGATCACACCTACATCGTTTCTGGGAAAATTACTTTAGATGACTTTCAACGCTACTTTAAACTTAAAATTCCTGTATTTGAAGAATCGGCAATGTCAACCTTAGCTGGGTTTATTGTCGAACAACAGAATAATCAAATTGTTGTTGGAGATCAGATCATGGTTGATGAGTTTACGTTTGAAGTGATGGATTATGAACATGCGCATATTGATTATTTTAAAGTAACAAAGAGTGATAAATAA
- a CDS encoding L-lactate dehydrogenase, protein MRKVGIIGLGHVGATLAYTLVMEGLVDELVLIDKEEKIAVSEEYDLLDAQVYLTGKTKLIIQDYQALCDADVLVFCAGKISALGDDGDRFKELVLTSRMVEEVAPKIKQSGFKGVLITITNPCDVIAAYMQQLTGFPTNKVFGTGTMLDTARMKQAVGRTLSVDSRNIGGYVYGEHGDSQFVAWSTVTVGERPLLEWTKNIELQELDEKVREGGWNAFAGKGYTSYGIATCGARLIRMILTDSKTIVPVSAYDPSSNVYVGQPAVIGGTGVESMVECPLTEREQESWTHSVKIIKEALSTLPLKNK, encoded by the coding sequence ATGCGCAAAGTAGGGATTATCGGATTAGGACATGTAGGAGCAACTCTTGCCTATACATTAGTAATGGAAGGATTGGTTGATGAGCTTGTCTTGATTGATAAAGAAGAAAAAATTGCTGTGTCTGAGGAATATGATTTACTAGATGCCCAAGTTTATTTAACAGGAAAAACGAAACTCATTATTCAAGATTACCAAGCGTTGTGTGATGCGGACGTGCTTGTTTTTTGTGCAGGAAAAATCAGCGCCTTGGGAGATGACGGGGATCGATTTAAAGAACTAGTACTTACGAGTCGAATGGTAGAAGAGGTCGCACCAAAGATTAAACAATCAGGATTTAAAGGCGTTTTAATCACCATTACAAATCCTTGTGATGTAATTGCAGCTTATATGCAGCAACTCACAGGATTCCCTACCAATAAAGTCTTTGGTACTGGAACAATGTTGGATACAGCCCGTATGAAGCAAGCTGTGGGCCGAACGCTTTCTGTTGATAGTCGAAATATTGGTGGTTACGTATATGGGGAACATGGAGATTCACAATTTGTTGCGTGGTCTACGGTAACGGTGGGCGAGCGACCTCTTTTAGAATGGACGAAAAATATTGAGTTACAAGAGCTAGATGAAAAAGTCCGTGAAGGCGGTTGGAATGCTTTTGCAGGAAAAGGATATACTAGTTATGGCATTGCCACATGTGGGGCACGCTTAATTCGAATGATCTTAACTGATTCAAAAACAATTGTCCCTGTTTCAGCATATGATCCATCCTCTAATGTGTATGTTGGTCAACCCGCAGTAATCGGAGGCACTGGTGTAGAGTCAATGGTAGAATGTCCGCTAACTGAACGAGAACAAGAATCATGGACGCATTCTGTCAAAATCATCAAAGAGGCATTATCAACACTGCCATTAAAGAATAAATAA
- a CDS encoding epoxyqueuosine reductase QueH — protein MINLTEITEKMSPNQKINYDRVLQKVISEWEKLDVRPTILLHSCCAPCSTYTLEYLTQYADVTIFFANSNIHPRAEYQRREIVQQKFVEAFNERTNNQVQFLAAPYEPNAFIQMVQEKGLTEEPEGGKRCSACFQMRLDIVAEKAQELGYDYFGSALTLSPKKNSQLINEIGIDIQKFYATNYLPSDFKKNNGYKRSIELCKEYDVYRQCYCGCMFAATKQGVDMKTVNKEAKAFLADQENS, from the coding sequence TTGATCAACTTAACAGAAATAACGGAGAAGATGTCTCCAAACCAAAAAATCAATTACGATCGTGTGCTGCAAAAAGTCATTTCAGAATGGGAAAAGTTAGATGTACGTCCAACGATTTTACTACATAGCTGCTGTGCACCATGTAGTACGTATACATTGGAATATTTAACACAATATGCAGATGTGACGATTTTTTTTGCTAATTCAAATATTCATCCGCGCGCAGAATACCAACGACGTGAAATCGTGCAGCAGAAATTCGTAGAAGCGTTTAATGAACGTACAAATAACCAAGTGCAATTTTTAGCAGCACCGTATGAACCAAATGCGTTTATTCAGATGGTACAAGAAAAAGGATTGACAGAAGAACCAGAAGGCGGAAAACGTTGTTCTGCTTGCTTTCAAATGCGATTGGATATCGTAGCTGAAAAAGCCCAAGAATTAGGCTATGATTATTTCGGCAGCGCATTAACCTTGTCGCCAAAGAAAAATAGTCAGTTAATCAATGAAATAGGTATCGATATTCAAAAGTTTTATGCAACGAATTATTTGCCAAGTGATTTTAAGAAGAATAATGGCTACAAACGCTCTATCGAATTGTGTAAGGAATATGATGTTTATCGTCAATGCTACTGCGGGTGTATGTTTGCCGCTACCAAGCAAGGCGTTGATATGAAAACTGTAAACAAAGAGGCAAAAGCATTTTTAGCTGATCAAGAAAACAGTTAA